In Humulus lupulus chromosome 6, drHumLupu1.1, whole genome shotgun sequence, a single genomic region encodes these proteins:
- the LOC133781533 gene encoding uncharacterized protein LOC133781533 isoform X2, with amino-acid sequence MAGKGVLGFTRSNSNSLELPKACNLKDQAKRTILRNVRSQGHTYVELREDGKKFIFFCTLCLAPCHSDSVLFDHLKGNLHSERLSTAKATLLRPNPWPFNDGVVFFDNSTEKGEQLAITNGNQNKLLESPDNGNSLAIVSYGENTENCANKHPRNDAFGRQNEDLDYAVIDSDVNFDSSTENLTESGGNCAALIPYVRVGNEITNVKVREVGYGLIAARFQEKGSMSEELTRIWCEWLGKNNVVNEDSFIVPEHDFAIVTFSYNNLNLGRMGFLDEVKKLLCSSPSSETQNAEGGKKRRKSFSDPEDVCENLSNHYDSGGEDSSASAVSSLMLDQYDDQLLQTRFISNKAVRRELRRQQRLASERMCDICQHKMLPGKDVAALMNVKTGRLACSSRNVNGAFHLFHTSCLIHWVLLCELEMLTNQPDNVKVKRRSQRKTAAKNNEMQNDNDMKALRPQINSVFCPECQGTGAIIDRHDEKPTVPLSKPKI; translated from the exons ATGGCAGGAAAGGGTGTGTTAGGTTTTACAAGATCCAATTCTAATTCTTTGGAACTTCCTAAGGCGTGTAATCTCAAGGACCAAGCGAAAAGAACAATTCTTCGTAATGTGAGATCACAAGGGCACACCTATGTTGAACTTCGTGAAGATGGGAAAAAGTTCATTTTCTTCTGTACTTTGTGCTTAGCTCCTTGTCACAGTGATTCGGTACTGTTTGATCACTTGAAAGGTAATCTCCACAGTGAGAGGTTGTCTACTGCCAAGGCTACTCTCTTGAGACCAAACCCGTGGCCGTTTAATGATGGTGTTGTCTTCTTTGATAATTCAACCGAGAAAGGAGAACAGTTGGCAATTACAAATGGAAATCAAAATAAGCTATTGGAGTCTCCAGACAATGGGAACAGCCTAGCTATAGTTAGTTATGGTGAAAATACAGAAAACTGTGCTAATAAGCATCCTAGGAATGATGCTTTTGGACGTCAAAATGAGGATCTAGATTATGCAGTCATTGATTCAGATGTTAACTTCGATTCCTCTACAGAGAATCTGACAGAATCTGGGGGAAATTGTGCAGCTTTGATCCCTTATGTTCGAGTTGGAAATGAAATTACTAATGTAAAAGTGAGGGAAGTGGGTTACGGACTAATTGCTGCGAGATTTCAGGAGAAGGGTAGCATGTCAGAGGAGCTAACCAGGATATGGTGTGAGTGGTTGGGGAAAAATAATGTAGTGAATGAGGATTCATTTATTGTTCCTGAGCATGACTTTGCTATTGTTACCTTtagttataataatttaaatttaggTAGAATGGGTTTTCTTGATGAGGTCAAAAAATTGCTTTGTTCTAGTCCGTCGTCCGAAACTCAAAATGCTGAAGGCGGTAAAAAAAGAAGGAAATCATTTTCCGATCCTGAGGATGTTTGTGAAAATTTGAGTAATCATTATGATTCAGGCGGGGAAGATTCTTCAGCTTCTGCAGTATCAAGTTTAATGTTAGACCAATATGATGACCAGCTTCTGCAAACTAGATTTATTTCGAACAAGGCTGTAAGGCGGGAGTTGAGACGGCAACAGCGCTTAGCATCTGAAAGAATGTGTGATATTTGCCAACACAAGATGCTTCCCGGAAAAGATGTAGCAGCACTCATGAATGTGAAGACTGGAAGGCTTGCTTGCAGTAGTCGAAATGTGAATGGG GCCTTTCATTTGTTTCACACTTCCTGCCTCATACATTGGGTTCTTCTATGTGAACTTGAAATGCTCACAAATCAGCCAGATAATGTAAAAGTTAAACGAAGATCTCAGAGAAAAACTGCGGCTAAGAACAATGAAATGCAAAACGATAATGATATGAAAGCTCTAAGGCCCCAAATTAATTCGGTATTCTGTCCGGAGTGCCAGGGGACTGGAGCAATTATCGACAGGCATGATGAGAAACCAACGGTTCCTCTTTCAAAG CCAAAAATCTAG
- the LOC133781533 gene encoding uncharacterized protein LOC133781533 isoform X1 — protein sequence MAGKGVLGFTRSNSNSLELPKACNLKDQAKRTILRNVRSQGHTYVELREDGKKFIFFCTLCLAPCHSDSVLFDHLKGNLHSERLSTAKATLLRPNPWPFNDGVVFFDNSTEKGEQLAITNGNQNKLLESPDNGNSLAIVSYGENTENCANKHPRNDAFGRQNEDLDYAVIDSDVNFDSSTENLTESGGNCAALIPYVRVGNEITNVKVREVGYGLIAARFQEKGSMSEELTRIWCEWLGKNNVVNEDSFIVPEHDFAIVTFSYNNLNLGRMGFLDEVKKLLCSSPSSETQNAEGGKKRRKSFSDPEDVCENLSNHYDSGGEDSSASAVSSLMLDQYDDQLLQTRFISNKAVRRELRRQQRLASERMCDICQHKMLPGKDVAALMNVKTGRLACSSRNVNGAFHLFHTSCLIHWVLLCELEMLTNQPDNVKVKRRSQRKTAAKNNEMQNDNDMKALRPQINSVFCPECQGTGAIIDRHDEKPTVPLSKMFKYKIKVSDARRAWMKSPEVLENCSTGFHFPSQPEEKLQEKVKQLKLLRFYGAHY from the exons ATGGCAGGAAAGGGTGTGTTAGGTTTTACAAGATCCAATTCTAATTCTTTGGAACTTCCTAAGGCGTGTAATCTCAAGGACCAAGCGAAAAGAACAATTCTTCGTAATGTGAGATCACAAGGGCACACCTATGTTGAACTTCGTGAAGATGGGAAAAAGTTCATTTTCTTCTGTACTTTGTGCTTAGCTCCTTGTCACAGTGATTCGGTACTGTTTGATCACTTGAAAGGTAATCTCCACAGTGAGAGGTTGTCTACTGCCAAGGCTACTCTCTTGAGACCAAACCCGTGGCCGTTTAATGATGGTGTTGTCTTCTTTGATAATTCAACCGAGAAAGGAGAACAGTTGGCAATTACAAATGGAAATCAAAATAAGCTATTGGAGTCTCCAGACAATGGGAACAGCCTAGCTATAGTTAGTTATGGTGAAAATACAGAAAACTGTGCTAATAAGCATCCTAGGAATGATGCTTTTGGACGTCAAAATGAGGATCTAGATTATGCAGTCATTGATTCAGATGTTAACTTCGATTCCTCTACAGAGAATCTGACAGAATCTGGGGGAAATTGTGCAGCTTTGATCCCTTATGTTCGAGTTGGAAATGAAATTACTAATGTAAAAGTGAGGGAAGTGGGTTACGGACTAATTGCTGCGAGATTTCAGGAGAAGGGTAGCATGTCAGAGGAGCTAACCAGGATATGGTGTGAGTGGTTGGGGAAAAATAATGTAGTGAATGAGGATTCATTTATTGTTCCTGAGCATGACTTTGCTATTGTTACCTTtagttataataatttaaatttaggTAGAATGGGTTTTCTTGATGAGGTCAAAAAATTGCTTTGTTCTAGTCCGTCGTCCGAAACTCAAAATGCTGAAGGCGGTAAAAAAAGAAGGAAATCATTTTCCGATCCTGAGGATGTTTGTGAAAATTTGAGTAATCATTATGATTCAGGCGGGGAAGATTCTTCAGCTTCTGCAGTATCAAGTTTAATGTTAGACCAATATGATGACCAGCTTCTGCAAACTAGATTTATTTCGAACAAGGCTGTAAGGCGGGAGTTGAGACGGCAACAGCGCTTAGCATCTGAAAGAATGTGTGATATTTGCCAACACAAGATGCTTCCCGGAAAAGATGTAGCAGCACTCATGAATGTGAAGACTGGAAGGCTTGCTTGCAGTAGTCGAAATGTGAATGGG GCCTTTCATTTGTTTCACACTTCCTGCCTCATACATTGGGTTCTTCTATGTGAACTTGAAATGCTCACAAATCAGCCAGATAATGTAAAAGTTAAACGAAGATCTCAGAGAAAAACTGCGGCTAAGAACAATGAAATGCAAAACGATAATGATATGAAAGCTCTAAGGCCCCAAATTAATTCGGTATTCTGTCCGGAGTGCCAGGGGACTGGAGCAATTATCGACAGGCATGATGAGAAACCAACGGTTCCTCTTTCAAAG ATGTTCAAGTACAAGATAAAAGTGAGTGATGCACGCAGAGCATGGATGAAGAGTCCTGAAGTATTGGAAAATTGCTCAACAGGGTTTCATTTCCCATCCCAACCTGAAGAAAAGCTTCAG GAAAAGGTGAAACAACTAAAGTTGCTGCGTTTCTATGGAGCTCATTACTAG
- the LOC133784587 gene encoding uncharacterized protein LOC133784587, translating to MSSNSNVGQRGRGQNKHYWTPMEDNALIDCLLELSQNPTWRADCGFKNRYLQQIEIMLETKLQRSGLKASPHIESRIKTLKGKYCCLTELLSLSGFGWDNEHMMLLCEKSAFDEWVKKRKDASGLYGKPFPYYYKLAEIYGRDRATGTNAGNADDDEEEIRQEDTIGVDFGVDDNIADGGDDEEIDEFDGVSNTQHPSNMRRRSTESTTSAQQRNKKKRSKVMDGMSANIGALAESVSEIVPKLQGLINALSNDKEVADMQANLYTEISKIDSLTAIQCIKATNMLAEKPSLMRVFYAMSDEVKMQYIMNMLQNDA from the exons ATGAGTTCTAACTCTAATGTAGGTCAAAGAGGGAGAGGTCAAAATAAACATTACTGGACTCCAATGGAAGACAATGCTTTGATCGACTGTCTTCTAGAGTTAAGCCAAAATCCTACATGGCGGGCTGATTGTggatttaaaaatagatatttgcaACAAATAGAGATTATGTTAGAAACAAAATTACAGCGTTCTGGATTGAAGGCCTCACCTCATATTGAATCTCGTATTAAAACTTTGAAGGGAAAGTATTGTTGCTTGACTGAATTGTTGTCTTTAAGTGGTTTTGGTTGGGACAATGAGCATATGATGTTATTATGTGAAAAAAGTGCATTTGATGAGTGGGTGAAG AAACGTAAAGATGCAAGTGGATTATATGGAAAACCATTTCCTTATTACTACAAACTAGCAGAAATATATGGTCGAGATCGTGCTACTGGAACAAATGCTGGTAATGCTGACGATGATGAAGAGGAAATACGACAAGAGGATACAATTGGTGTGGATTTTGGAGTTGATGATAATATAGCTGATGGAGGGGatgatgaagaaatagatgagTTTGATGGTGTCTCAAATACTCAACACCCTAGTAATATGCGTCGTAGATCCACTGAGAGTACTACTAGTGCCCAACAACGTAATAAAAAGAAAAGGTCAAAGGTAATGGATGGTATGTCAGCTAATATTGGTGCATTAGCAGAATCTGTATCAGAAATCGTCCCCAAGCTTCAAGGACTGATCAATGCATTATCAAATGATAAAGAAgtggctgatatgcaagccaattTATATACAGAAATAAGCAAGATTGACAGCCTAACTGCAATACAATGTATTAAAGCCACCAACATGTTAGCAGAAAAGCCCTCATTGATGCGAGTGTTTTATGCAATGTCAGATGAGGTGAAAATgcaatatattatgaatatgttgcAAAATGATGCCTAA
- the LOC133784588 gene encoding protein ALP1-like, with amino-acid sequence MIRCQKEFWKTPEPVLETSIDPRWKWFKKCLGALDGTYIRVRVREADKPRYRTRKGEIATNVLGVCSQDMQFIYVLPGWEGSTHDGRVLRDAVTRRNGLKVPNGYYYLVDAGYTNGQGFLAPFRGTRYHLNDWDDGHLPNTPEEFFNMKHSSARNVIERCFGLLKMRWAILRSPSFYDLKTQRRIISVCCMLHNFIRKEMNIDPVENEMNNFPENHTTTNYNYINSVESSNSWTTWRQNLAEEMWNTWRANRGLG; translated from the exons ATGATTCGCTGCCAAAAAGAATTTTGGAAAACACCTGAGCCAGTATTAGAGACCTCAATCGATCCAAGGTGGAAGTGGTTTAAG AAATGTTTGGGAGCATTAGATGGAACCTATATAAGAGTGCGTGTACGTGAAGCTGATAAACCAAGATATAGGACAAGAAAAGGAGAGATCGCAACCAATGTTTTGGGGGTTTGTTCACAAGACATGCAGTTTATATATGTCTTACCAGGTTGGGAAGGTTCAACACATGATGGACGAGTATTGAGAGATGCCGTGACTAGGAGAAATGGGTTAAAAGTCCCTAACg gttattattatttagttgatGCTGGATACACCAATGGTCAAGGTTTTCTTGCACCTTTTCGAGGAACACGATACCATCTTAATGATTGGGATGATGGACACCTTCCAAACACACCGGAAGAGTTCTTCAATATGAAACATTCAAGTGCTAGGAATGTAATTGAGCGTTGCTTTGGATTGTTGAAAATGCGATGGGCAATTCTTAGAAGTCCATCTTTTTATGACTTGAAAACACAACGACGTATAATTTCTGTTTGTTGTATGTTGCACAATTTTATTCGAAAAGAGATGAACATTGATCCAGTGGAAAATGAGATGAATAATTTTCCAGAAAATCATACTACaacaaattataattatataaatagtgTTGAGTCTTCAAATTCTTGGACCACATGGAGACAAAATTTGGCAGAAGAAATGTGGAATACATGGCGAGCAAATAGAGGTTTaggataa
- the LOC133781535 gene encoding mitochondrial dicarboxylate/tricarboxylate transporter DTC — translation MGDEKKPKSAGVWPSIKPFVNGGTSGMLATCVIQPVDMVKVRIQLGQGTALSVTKNMLKQEGIGTFYKGLSAGLLRQATYTTARLGSFKILTSKAVEANDGKPLPLYQKALCGLTAGAIGATIGNPADLALIRMQADATLPAAQRRHYKNVFHALVRIVADEGVFALWKGAGPTVVRAMGLNMGMLASYDQSVEFCKDNLGLGETATVLAASTVSGFFASVCSLPFDYIKTQIQKMQPDAQGKYPYTGSFDCALKTLKAGGPLKFYTGFPVYFVRIAPHVMMVWIFLNQIQKTQKSIGL, via the exons ATGGGAGACGAGAAGAAGCCCAAATCTGCAGGTGTCTGGCCTTCCATTAAGCCCTTTGTTAATGGAGGTACCTCTGGTATGCTCGCTACTTGTGTCATCCAGCCAGTTGATATGGTCAAG GTGAGAATTCAATTAGGTCAGGGAACAGCTCTCAGTGTCACCAAGAACATGCTTAAGCAAGAGGGTATTGGAACCTTCTACAAG GGGCTTTCTGCTGGTCTTCTGAGACAAGCTACCTACACCACAGCCCGTCTTGGATCTTTCAA GATTTTGACAAGTAAAGCAGTGGAAGCCAACGATGGAAAGCCCCTACCTTTATATCAGAAAGCTTTGTGTGGGCTAACTGCTGGTGCTATTGGAGCAACTATTGGTAATCCGGCAGATTTGGCACTCATTCGTATGCAGGCCGATGCCACTTTGCCTGCTGCTCAACGGCGACATTACAAAAATGTGTTCCATGCCCTCGTTCGAATTGTTGCAGATGAAGGGGTTTTCGCACTCTGGAAGGGTGCTGGCCCCACTGTTGTGAGAGCTATGGGTTTGAACATGGGAATGCTTGCCTCATACGATCAAAGTGTGGAGTTTTGCAAGGATAACTTGGGTCTTGGTGAAACAGCTACAGTGTTAG CTGCAAGTACTGTCTCAGGATTCTTCGCTTCAGTTTGTAGTTTGCCCTTTGATTATATCAAAACCCAGATCCAGAAAATGCAGCCTGATGCTCAAGGAAAGTATCCATACACTGGCTCTTTCGATTGTGCTTTGAAAACCCTCAAGGCTGGAGGACCTCTTAAATTTTACACCGGTTTTCCAGTGTACTTTGTAAGAATTGCCCCTCATGTCATG ATGGTATGGATTTTCCTCAACCAAATTCAGAAGACACAAAAATCTATTGGCTTGTAG
- the LOC133781534 gene encoding protochlorophyllide-dependent translocon component 52, chloroplastic-like, with product MEALRVSPVHSLGFPSRLDKTQFGKLFCSSFNPMPSSFFSFDQRNAVSKSKLFTAISSSVSTELADPFQPGLETQNPDGKFDWYAHWYPIMPVCDLDKRRPHAKKVMGLDVVVWWDRNESAWKVFDDSCPHRLAPLSEGRIDQWGRLQCVYHGWCFNGSGDCKFIPQAPPDGPPVHTSKKACVSVYPSTVQNGIVWFWPNTDSQYKDIILKQKPPYIAEIDDPSFTKLMGNRDIPYGYEVLIENLMDPAHVPYAHYGLMRTPQQKKNKADREGGVPLEMAVEKFHPNGFTGRREPGINKFFAPCVFYSSLPLGSTNQDNGAASSTGTEKELTVQKRMVLVFICAPVSPGKSRLIWTFPRNFAIWIDKIVPRWMFHVGQNLILDSDLYLLHVEERKIMDVGPAQWQKACFVPTKSDVSVIAFRKWLNKYAGGQVDWKGKFSGALPPTPPREQLMDRYWTHVVNCSSCNGAYKGLNILEVVLQVVSIALLGVVAATRQSITSMVAKTAMVSIALLCFAASKWLSHFIHKVFHYHDYDHAFR from the exons ATGGAAGCTCTAAGAGTTTCTCCTGTTCATTCTCTTGGCTTTCCATCCAGGCTTGACAAAACCCAATTCGGAAAACTCTTTTGCTCGAGCTTTAACCCAATGCCCAGTTCGTTTTTCTCGTTTGATCAAAGGAATGCTGTTTCAAAATCTAAGCTTTTTACTGCCATTTCATCTTCTGTTTCGACAGAACTCGCTGACCCTTTTCAGCCTGGGCTTGAAACTCAGAACCCAGATGGTAAATTTGATTGGTATGCTCATTGGTATCCGATTATGCCGGTTTGTGACCTGGACAAGAGGAGGCCACATGCGAAGAAAGTAATGGGTCTTGATGTGGTGGTGTGGTGGGACAGGAATGAGAGTGCTTGGAAAGTGTTTGATGATAGTTGTCCTCATAGATTGGCCCCATTATCTGAAGGGAGGATTGATCAGTGGGGTAGGTTGCAGTGTGTGTATCATGgttggtgctttaatggctctggTGACTGCAAGTTCATCCCTCAAGCACCCCCAGATGGGCCACCG GTTCACACTTCCAAGAAAGCATGTGTTTCTGTTTATCCAAGCACTGTGCAGAACGGCATTGTGTGGTTTTGGCCTAACACTGACTCTCAATACAAAGATATCATTCTGAAGCAAAAACCACCCTACATTGCAGAAATAGACGACCCATCATTTACTAAATTGATGGGGAACAGAGATATTCCATACGG ATATGAGGTCTTGATCGAAAATCTTATGGACCCTGCACATGTTCCTTATGCGCATTATGGACTAATGCGGACTCCACAACAGAAGAAGA ATAAGGCTGATAGAGAAGGCGGCGTACCCTTGGAAATGGCAGTGGAGAAGTTTCACCCTAACGGTTTTACTGGAAGGCGGGAGCCTGGAATTAACAAATTTTTTGCACCATgtgttttttattcttctttgccTCTTGGATCAACAAATCAAGATAATGGGGCAGCTTCCTCAACTGGAACCGAAAAG GAATTAACAGTACAGAAGAGAATGGTGTTGGTTTTTATTTGCGCTCCAGTCAGTCCAGGTAAGAGCAGattgatatggaccttcccaagAAACTTTGCGATTTGGATCGACAAAATTGTTCCACGATGGATGTTTCATGTTGGCCAAAACTTAATTCTTGATTCAGATTTATATCTGCTACATGTTGAG GAGCGTAAGATAATGGACGTTGGCCCTGCCCAGTGGCAGAAAGCATGTTTTGTGCCAACAAAGTCAGATGTTTCTGTGATTGCTTTCAGAAAGTGGCTTAACAAGTATGCCGGTGGCCAAGTTGATTGGAAAGGCAAATTCAGTGGAGCTCTTCCACCAACTCCTCCAAGAGAACAGCTTATGGACAG ATACTGGACCCATGTGGTGAACTGCAGCAGTTGCAATGGAGCATACAAGGGTCTCAACATCTTAGAAGTTGTGCTGCAAGTGGTCTCCATAGCTCTACTTGGAGTGGTTGCAGCAACCAGACAAAGCATAACATCCATGGTTGCAAAGACTGCTATGGTTTCAATAGCACTTCTTTGCTTTGCAGCTTCAAAATGGCTGTCTCACTTTATCCACAAAGTCTTTCACTATCATGACTACGACCATGCTTTTCGTTAG